The following proteins are co-located in the Scomber scombrus chromosome 2, fScoSco1.1, whole genome shotgun sequence genome:
- the LOC133988086 gene encoding adhesion G protein-coupled receptor L1-like: protein MAASVWFLGVCVLALAHVAPSNQAMSRAAMPFGLLRRELACEGYPIELRCPGSDVVMVETANYGRTDDKICDADPFQMENTQCYLPDALKIMAQRCNNRTQCVVVAGVDVFPDPCPGTYKYLEIQYECVPYKVDQKVFVCPGSLLSIQPASSLLEAEHQSGAWCKDPLQAGDRLYVMPWTPYRTEVLYEYASWDDYRQNRVTTTYKLPSRVDGTGFVVYDGAVFYNKERTRNLVKYDLRTRIKSGEAVVVNANYHDTSPYRWGGKSDIDLAVDENGLWVIYSTEANNGRIVVSQVNPYTLRFEGTWATGFDKRGASNAFMACGVLYAVRSVFQDDEGQADGRVGSDMVVYAYDTSRGQELPVQIPFPNPYQYISSIDYNPRDNQLYVWNNYYVLRYPLQFTPPPPTKGPLSSLMTTVRSYTATVALTPVRPSASHPIGVINRGPFDQRPITAMVPLTPRPPLRVPLAPGGPGQVGGCEGRVARGVQWPPTLKGETVERPCPKGSLGIASYQCMSAPVGWSSRGPDLSNCTSPWVSQIAQKIKSGENAANIAGELVNLTRGRIYAGDVSMSVKLIEQLLDILDSQLQALRPANKESAARNYNKLQKRERTCRAYVQAVVQTVDNLLGPEALVSWADMSGVDQSRSASLLLDAVEKGAFLLANNLYEGRFSDRAPNVDLEVYVLNTEADIQDLTFPHSYDSDSILQISAVALQQYSNNGQVKLVLSLYKNLGSFLTTQNSTLRLGLGLGQGSEVRRRTLVVNSHVISASVHRGSNRVYLSEPVIFTLRHLQLENHFGPNCSFWNASGVSGSGRWSTQGCRVLHTNNTHTTCACNHLSSYAVLMTYQQPASGVGVEELLVYVVSWVGISVALVCLATCLTTLCCQGAPWHTDHSTIHCNLWANLLITELLFLVGANKTQYTVVCSIIAGLLHFSLLSVFCWLCLEGVELYLLQREVFEGRNSRRKYFYLCGYSIPGLVVAVSAAIDFRGYGSKTACWLRTDNYFIWSFLGPIGVIITLNLVVLVMTLHKMHSTAALKPDSSRHDNLRAWAVGSLTLLFLQSVNWSSGLMFLSAPSLLLAYLFSSLNTAQGLLITILHCTLARKGQKDYGRCLRLSQCCATSSSSSPDSVKGAALRSNSRYTSSQSRRATANRQSRIRRMWNDTVRRQTESSFIATDVNNTPTLNRATLGNHFLTNQVLQTHTGASPYDTMLTQGYNQPFTSTVGTFRNKKVGVSQSQESCGLDSVCLNGGYTPNTFTLHGLGATPGSRAGVVGSTDLLREGGVGIVADDISPALLTPHGTTDLGSAAGMRCNLTDAAALEKMIISELVQSNLRPSVAMPVPPERYGSLARPHHHDRSALTHTATLTRHAQQSQDGWAATMQPNSRHNAQDGWAHTRHHTQDTETHSITHGPDHATTPRLQDGWSHSRVPGDSESRELLKDGERSQLQGTLGRRGLQDRQQARPPDVQARPYSTLSRTPGTLSRHRSTVEASQTDRDRDRERDRDRYRDRPLPPPPPPPPQESEPLYKALEEPLLMKQREAGVESWRGGQDRDKDETFLLKRDVMLDEWRGGADRARDESFTSQQRDGEMDEWRGGMERGREEPLLLEKRDGRMEVWRGGVETEQEETFITQKKDFAIDGWRGGKEREKEESLFLKDRDGWRAGIERENEKQKDRALDVWRGGMDIDREESFLFESKDGGLDGRKRGKDRGSLRYHGEREDSDSFALPLTPDLDLDPDSSPIYARDSNPSPLYPGDRRSPPLSIFPRSSPPTNIFAPRDTNSPPNNLYSRHSPQVYSRSSSPPRFYTRTSPPTLSYPDSSPEGQEEVSPTGQPQRPALELPYSLGRPPLGPRPNHLQTFYQPPPMASNGEAAYTSEPTSEGDDGQMQRVTSL from the exons TTTTCGTCTGTCCCGGCTCACTGCTCAGCATCCAGCCAGCCTCCTCTCTCCTGGAGGCAGAGCATCAGTCAGGAGCATGGTGCAAGGACCCGTTGCAGGCCGGTGACAGGCTGTACGTCATGCCGTGGACGCCGTATAGGACAGAGGTGCTGTACGAGTACGCCTCCTGGGACGACTACAGGCAGAACAGAGTCACCACTACCTATAA GTTGCCTAGCCGTGTGGATGGTACAGGCTTTGTGGTGTATGACGGTGCCGTCTTTTACAACAAGGAACGAACCCGCAACCTTGTCAAGTATGACCTGCGGACACGAATCAAGAGCGGTGAGGCAGTCGTGGTCAATGCCAACTACCATGACACCTCGCCTTACCGCTGGGGAGGGAAGTCAGACATCGATCTGGCAGTGGACGAGAACGGCCTTTGGGTTATCTACTCCACTGAAGCCAATAATGGACGCATCGTGGTCAGCCAG GTGAACCCGTACACTTTGCGCTTCGAGGGTACGTGGGCCACCGGCTTTGACAAACGTGGGGCGAGCAATGCCTTCATGGCCTGTGGCGTGCTCTACGCCGTACGCTCCGTCTTCCAGGACGACGAGGGGCAGGCGGATGGCCGGGTTGGCAGCGACATGGTGGTTTATGCCTACGACACCAGCCGAGGACAGGAGCTGCCCGTTCAAATACCATTCCCCAATCCTTACCAGTACATCTCCTCCATAGACTACAACCCCAGAGACAACCAGCTGTACGTGTGGAATAACTACTATGTGCTGAGATACCCGCTGCAGTTCACACCGCCACCTCCCACCAAAG gtcccctctcctctctgatgACGACCGTCCGCTCCTACACGGCTACTGTTGCGTTGACTCCTGTGAGGCCTTCAGCCTCTCACCCAATTGGTGTCATCAACCGAGGGCCCTTTGACCAGAGGCCAATCACAGCTATGGTCCCTCTGACACCACGCCCTCCTCTGCGCGTCCCCTTGGCCCCTGGGGGCCCCGGTCAAGTGGGCGGATGTGAGGGACGGGTGGCACGAGGGGTACAGTGGCCCCCCACCCTGAAGGGAGAGACGGTGGAGAGGCCATGCCCTAAAGGGTCACTGG GTATTGCCTCCTATCAGTGCATGTCAGCTCCAGTGGGCTGGAGCTCCAGAGGGCCTGACCTTTCCAACTGCACCTCTCCCTGGGTCAGCCAAATTGCACAGAAG ATTAAAAGCGGAGAGAACGCCGCCAACATTGCCGGAGAGTTGGTCAACCTGACCCGGGGGCGGATCTATGCTGGTGATGTCAGCATGTCCGTCAAACTAATTGAACAACTATTGGACATCCTGGACTCCCAGCTCCAAGCCTTGAGACCAGCCAATAAAGAGTCTGCAGCACGCAATTACAACAAG ctGCAGAAGAGGGAACGCACATGCAGGGCTTATGTTCAG gCGGTTGTTCAAACAGTCGACAACCTGCTGGGACCTGAGGCTTTGGTGTCCTGGGCTGATATGAGCGGTGTTGACCAGTCACGCTCGGCATCACTGCTGTTAGACGCGGTAGAGAAAGGAGCGTTTCTGTTAGCGAACAACCTCTACGAAGGCCGTTTCAGTGACAGAGCACCAAATGTTG ATCTGGAGGTGTATGTGTTAAATACAGAGGCGGACATACAGGACCTGACGTTCCCTCACTCTTACGACAGCGACAGCATCCTGCAGATCTCAGCTGTGGCTCTGCAACAATACAGCAACAATG GCCAGGTGAAGCTGGTCCTTTCTCTCTATAAGAATTTGGGCTCCTTCCTGACCACCCAGAACTCCACTCTGCGGCTCGGACTGGGGCTTGgccaggggtcagaggtcaggcgTAGGACCCTGGTGGTCAATTCCCATGTCATCTCTGCTTCTGTGCACAGAGGCTCCAATAGAGTGTATCTCTCCGAGCCGGTCATCTTCACTCTCAGGCACCTGCAG CTAGAGAACCACTTTGGCCCCAACTGCTCTTTCTGGAATGCATCAGGGGTGTCTGGTAGTGGCAGGTGGTCCACACAGGGCTGCCGCGTGTTACACACCAACAATACACACACTACCTGCGCCTGCAACCACCTGTCCAGCTATGCTGTGCTCATGACGTACCAGCAACCAGCT TCTGGCGTTGGCGTAGAAGAGCTTCTGGTCTATGTGGTTTCCTGGGTTGGCATCTCTGTAGCGCTGGTGTGTTTGGCCACCTGTCTTACCACACTGTGCTGCCAGGGGGCGCCCTGGCACACAGACCACAGCACCATCCACTGCAACCTGTgggccaacctgctcatcactGAGCTGCTCTTCCTTGTCGGTGCCAACAAGACTCAATACACA GTTGTGTGTTCCATCATTGCTGGCCTGCTACACTTCTCCTTGCTCTCAGTGTTTTGCTGGTTGTGTCTGGAGGGAGTGGAGCTGTACCTGCTGCAGCGGGAAGTTTTTGAAGGACGTAACTCCAGGAGGAAGTATTTCTACCTGTGTGGCTACTCTATCCCTGGGCTGGTGGTGGCTGTGTCTGCAGCCATAGACTTCAGAGGCTACGGCTCAAAAACTGC atgctGGCTACGAACAGACAATTACTTCATCTGGAGTTTCCTTGGACCTATAGGTGTCATAATTACG CTGAACCTGGTTGTCTTGGTGATGACCTTACATAAGATGCACAGCACTGCTGCCTTGAAGCCAGACTCCAGTCGCCATGACAACCTGAG AGCATGGGCGGTGGGCTCGCTGACACTGCTGTTCCTGCAGAGCGTCAACTGGTCCTCGGgcttgatgttcctgtctgCTCCATCCCTCCTCCTGGCGTATCTCTTCTCTTCCCTCAACACAGCCCAAGGCCTCCTCATCACCATACTGCACTGCACCCTCGCCAGGAAG GGCCAGAAGGACTATGGCCGATGCCTGCGTCTTTCGCAGTGCTGTGCAACCTCCTCATCCAGCTCTCCGGACTCGGTGAAGGGTGCAGCGCTGCGGTCCAACAGCCGCTACACCAGTAGCCAGAGTCGGAGGGCCACGGCTAACAGACAG AGTCGTATTAGGAGGATGTGGAATGACACTGTTCGCAGACAGACTGAATCATCTTTCATTGCTACAGATGTTAACAACACCCCCACTCTTAACCGAG CTACTTTGGGGAACCATTTTCTTACCAATCAAGTGTTGCAGACCCACACAGGAGCCTCTCCTTATGACACAATGCTGACCCAGGGATACAATCAACCCTTCACCTCCACAG TAGGAACCTTCAGAAACAAGA AGGTTGGTGTATCCCAGAGCCAGGAGTCCTGTGGGCTGGACAGTGTGTGTCTCAATGGAGGCTACACTCCCAACACCTTCACCCTGCATGGTCTAGGGGCCACGCCTGGGTCCCGAGCTGGAGTGGTAGGCAGCACTGACCTtctgagggagggaggggttgGGATAGTAGCGGATGACATTTCTCCAGCCCTCCTCACCCCCCATGGCACCACAGATCTGGGCAGTGCTGCTGGAATGCGCTGTAACCTTACTGACGCAGCAGCGCTTGAAAAGATGATCATCTCAGAGCTGGTGCAGAGCAACCTGAGGCCATCGGTCGCCATGCCCGTTCCTCCTGAGCGCTACGGAAGCTTGGCGAGACCTCACCACCACGACAGATCAGCTCTCACTCACACTGCCACACTAACTCGACATGCACAGCAGTCTCAGGACGGCTGGGCTGCCACCATGCAGCCGAACTCACGCCACAACGCCCAAGACGGCTGGGCGCACACGAGGCACCACACACAGGATACTGAGACACATTCCATAACACATGGACCAGATCACGCCACCACGCCACGCTTACAAGATGGCTGGTCACACTCACGTGTTCCTGGAGATTCTGAGTCCCGTGAACTGCTTAAAGATGGGGAGAGATCGCAGCTGCAAGGCACTCTGGGTCGTCGCGGGCTCCAGGACAGGCAGCAAGCACGTCCCCCTGATGTTCAAGCTCGACCCTACTCCACCCTCAGCCGCACCCCTGGTACTCTGTCCCGCCACCGCAGCACAGTGGAGGCgagccagacagacagagacagggacagGGAGAGAGACCGGGATCGTTACCGGGACAGACCGCtcccgcctcctcctccccctcccccacagGAGTCTGAGCCACTGTACAAGGCTCTGGAGGAGCCGCTGCTGATGAAACAGAGGGAGGCAGGTGTAGAGTCATGGAGAGGCGGCCAGGACAGAGACAAGGATGAGACATTTCTCTTAAAAAGAGACGTAATGTTGGACGAATGGAGGGGAGGTGCAGACAGAGCAAGGGACGAGTCTTTTACCTCTcagcagagagatggagagatggacgAGTGGAGAGGTggaatggagagagggagggaggaacctCTTCTGCTGGAGAAGAGAGATGGGAGGATGGAGGTGTGGCGAGGAGGAGTGGAGACAGAGCAGGAAGAGACTTTTATAACTCAGAAGAAAGATTTTGCGATTGACGGATGGAGGGgcgggaaggagagagagaaggaagaatcCTTGTTTTTAAAGGACAGGGATGGTTGGAGAGCAGGGATTGAACGAGAGAATGAGAAGCAGAAGGATAGAGCACTGGATGTGTGGAGAGGGGGGATGGATATAGACAGGGAGGAATCTTTCCTGTTTGAGAGCAAAGATGGCGGTCTAGacgggaggaaaagaggaaaagatagAGGGTCTCTTCGGTATCATGGTGAACGAGAGGATTCTGACAGCTTTGCTCTGCCTTTGACCCCTGACCTTGACCTTGACCCTGACTCCTCACCTATCTACGCCCGAGATTCAAACCCTTCCCCGCTCTATCCCGGAGACCGACGCTCACCACCTCTTAGCATCTTCCCTCGAAGCTCTCCCCCAACGAATATCTTCGCTCCACGTGACACCAACTCGCCTCCCAACAATCTGTACTCCCGTCACTCCCCGCAGGTGTACAGCCGAAGCAGCTCCCCTCCTCGCTTCTACACCCGCACCTCCCCTCCGACCCTCTCTTACCCAGACAGCAGCCCTGAAGGCCAAGAGGAGGTTAGCCCCACTGGCCAGCCCCAGCGGCCTGCCCTGGAGCTGCCCTACAGCCTGGGGAGACCTCCGCTGGGCCCACGGCCCAATCACCTGCAGACCTTCTACCAGCCTCCACCGATGGCATCCAATGGAGAGGCAGCATACACATCAGAGCCCACCTCTGAGGGAGACGACGGACAGATGCAGCGAGTGACGAGCCTGTGA